Proteins co-encoded in one Oscillospiraceae bacterium genomic window:
- a CDS encoding glucosyltransferase: MSKIVFFCIPAHGHTNPTLGVVKELVSRGHKVWYYSYNIMREKIESAGATFISCDDYDTEQNLSAKDATRVGKDLSFSTKILVDTTLALDDKVCEEMSELKPDLIVADSMALWGKVVALKLGIPFVSSTTTFAFNKHSAKIMKQGLGDLLKMLFAMPKTSKQVKRLRDKGYPVNSILDIIGNDDSTHTIVYTSPEIQPCSETFSEKYAFVGPSIRPATEKIEKKMDKLIYISMGTVNNDMMAFYKSCISALTNTDYQVIMSVGNLVSVEEFGELPENISIYSYVDQIAVLEKADVFVSHCGMNSVNESLYFEVPLVMLPQTSEQKGVAERVNQLGAGIKIDKSDKASILSAINKILNDGMYKQNAKKISDGLKNSSGAKGAADKIIQVCESN, translated from the coding sequence ATGAGTAAAATAGTTTTCTTTTGTATTCCCGCGCATGGACATACTAACCCCACTCTTGGTGTTGTCAAGGAACTCGTTTCTCGCGGGCACAAGGTATGGTATTATTCATATAACATTATGCGTGAAAAAATCGAGTCGGCAGGTGCAACATTTATATCCTGCGATGATTATGATACGGAGCAAAACTTAAGTGCCAAAGACGCTACCCGTGTAGGAAAAGACCTGTCATTCTCTACAAAGATACTGGTAGACACCACATTGGCTCTTGATGACAAGGTTTGTGAGGAAATGTCAGAGCTTAAGCCTGACTTAATTGTTGCAGATTCTATGGCATTATGGGGAAAAGTCGTTGCACTAAAGCTTGGTATTCCTTTTGTTTCATCAACAACAACCTTTGCATTTAATAAGCATTCAGCAAAGATTATGAAACAAGGTCTTGGAGATTTGTTAAAGATGCTTTTCGCTATGCCAAAAACATCTAAACAAGTCAAAAGACTAAGGGATAAAGGGTATCCCGTAAATAGTATTCTTGATATTATCGGCAATGACGATAGCACACATACTATTGTATATACTTCTCCTGAAATTCAACCTTGTTCAGAGACTTTTTCGGAAAAGTACGCATTTGTCGGACCTTCAATTCGCCCTGCAACAGAGAAAATAGAAAAAAAGATGGATAAACTTATTTATATATCCATGGGAACTGTAAATAATGATATGATGGCTTTTTACAAAAGCTGTATATCAGCTTTAACAAATACAGATTATCAGGTAATAATGTCTGTAGGTAATTTAGTGTCTGTCGAGGAGTTTGGAGAGTTACCGGAAAACATATCAATTTATTCATATGTTGACCAAATTGCCGTTTTGGAAAAAGCAGATGTCTTTGTATCACACTGCGGAATGAACAGTGTCAATGAAAGTTTATATTTTGAAGTTCCACTCGTTATGCTACCACAAACATCGGAGCAAAAAGGTGTTGCCGAGCGAGTCAATCAGCTTGGCGCAGGAATAAAAATCGATAAATCAGACAAAGCATCCATTTTGAGTGCAATAAATAAAATACTTAATGATGGTATGTATAAGCAAAATGCCAAAAAGATTTCAGATGGATTAAAAAACTCTTCGGGTGCAAAAGGCGCTGCAGACAAAATTATACAGGTTTGTGAAAGTAATTAG